Proteins found in one Triticum aestivum cultivar Chinese Spring chromosome 4D, IWGSC CS RefSeq v2.1, whole genome shotgun sequence genomic segment:
- the LOC123100018 gene encoding histone-lysine N-methyltransferase family member SUVH2-like, with the protein MASAPGRPFLVPKPDPDAPAPTAELCAALLRRVSTKPEPDADALPAPTQTTPLTPELCATLRRELEPSPDDHADFAHSLRLAQRRLDAISASLSTPPQPSPPSPPPPPPPPAPRSASLSSTPPPPPPAPRSADPARASSSTARASAKGKKRARGTAGPEMVRATVTAEADHLEVRTLVRRARLTFEAVRGIYHRGGRMRADMTALSTMLSQGLCLYRDVRIVGPIPGVFVGDVFSYRAELIVVGLHNQTQAGIGFIPANLVSEGHPVATSIVSSGGYLDDHDNGEVLIYTGSGGRPRHGVEHNTDQEFERGNLALAYSHKYGVEVRVIRCHDCDTSPSAKLYVYDGLYKVDSITYGPGKSGHEVCKFKLVRIPGQAPLGSKIWRSARDLTNMLDSNIRPRGYVTRDLSKGKEVIRVPVFNNVDRDMSPLGFEYIARPDFPAPPVLPRTARRLKCCQYATASCGGTSSSGSCACVRKNGGGGPAYNADGTLVRGRPVVYECGAQCGCPASCSNRVTQRGMQHRLEVFRSRQTDWGVRALDLIQPGAFVCEFSGDVVTVDDDSHHEGNAAGASTEWGGIVDPRKFPARWREWGDASAATLPDDAEEPPRFAHLAGPRPRYVLDVSRRRNFAPYISHSSAPNVFVQLVLRGDDNESYPRLMLFAMDTIPPLRELSIDYGIGP; encoded by the coding sequence ATGGCGTCCGCTCCCGGCCGTCCCTTCCTCGTCCCCAAGCCAGATCCCGACGCCCCCGCTCCCACCGCCGAGCTctgcgccgccctcctccgccggGTGTCCACCAAGCCCGAACCCGACGCCGACGCGCTCCCGGCCCCGACCCAGACGACGCCTCTCACCCCCGAGCTCTGTGCCACACTCCGCCGGGAGCTCGAGCCCTCCCCCGACGACCATGCCGACTTCGCCCACAGCCTCCGCCTCGCCCAGCGGCGCCTCGACGCCATCTCCGCCAGCCTCTCCACACCTCCCCAGCCATCGCCTCCCTCGCCACCGCCTCCCCCACCTCCGCCCGCTCCGCGCAGCGCCAGCCTTTCCTCTACGCCTCCCCCGCCTCCGCCTGCTCCGCGCAGCGCCGACCCGGCGCGGGCCTCTTCCTCGACTGCCAGAGCCAGCGCCAAGGGCAAGAAGCGCGCGCGCGGCACCGCCGGCCCGGAGATGGTGCGCGCCACCGTCACCGCGGAGGCCGACCACCTCGAGGTCCGCACACTCGTGCGCCGGGCGCGCCTCACCTTCGAGGCGGTCCGAGGGATCTACCACCGCGGCGGCCGCATGCGCGCCGACATGACCGCCCTGAGCACGATGCTCTCCCAGGGCCTCTGCCTCTACCGCGACGTGCGCATCGTCGGTCCCATCCCGGGTGTCTTCGTCGGCGACGTCTTCAGCTACCGCGCCGAGCTGATAGTCGTTGGCCTCCACAACCAAACCCAGGCCGGCATCGGCTTCATCCCCGCCAACCTCGTTAGCGAGGGCCACCCCGTCGCCACCAGCATTGTCTCCTCCGGCGGCTACCTCGACGACCACGACAACGGCGAAGTCCTTATCTACACCGGCAGCGGCGGCCGCCCGCGACACGGCGTCGAGCACAACACCGACCAGGAATTCGAGCGCGGCAACCTCGCGCTCGCCTACAGCCACAAGTACGGCGTCGAGGTACGCGTCATCCGCTGCCACGACTGCGACACCAGCCCCAGCGCCAAGCTCTACGTCTACGACGGCCTCTACAAGGTCGACTCCATCACCTACGGCCCCGGAAAGTCAGGCCACGAGGTCTGCAAGTTCAAGCTCGTTCGCATCCCCGGCCAGGCCCCGCTCGGCAGCAAGATCTGGCGCTCTGCCCGGGATCTCACGAACATGCTCGACTCCAACATCCGGCCGCGCGGCTACGTCACTCGAGACCTGTCCAAGGGCAAGGAGGTGATCCGTGTCCCCGTCTTCAACAATGTGGATCGAGACATGTCTCCCCTCGGCTTCGAGTACATTGCCCGCCCTGACTTCCCGGCGCCCCCGGTGCTGCCCAGGACGGCGAGGCGTCTCAAGTGCTGCCAGTATGCGACGGCGTCGTGCGGCGGGACGTCGTCATCTGGCAGCTGCGCCTGCGTGAGGAAGAATGGCGGAGGCGGCCCGGCGTACAATGCCGACGGCACGCTCGTCAGGGGAAGGCCGGTGGTGTACGAGTGTGGCGCGCAGTGCGGGTGCCCAGCGAGCTGCTCGAACCGGGTGACGCAGCGGGGGATGCAGCACCGGCTGGAGGTGTTCCGGTCGAGGCAGACAGATTGGGGCGTCAGGGCACTGGACTTGATCCAGCCGGGCGCCTTCGTCTGCGAGTTCAGTGGAGACGTGGTTACCGTGGACGACGACAGTCACCACGAAGGCAATGCCGCCGGCGCGTCGACTGAATGGGGCGGCATCGTCGATCCGAGGAAGTTTCCGGCGAGATGGAGGGAGTGGGGAGACGCCTCCGCTGCCACGCTTCCGGACGACGCCGAGGAGCCTCCCCGATTCGCACATTTGGCAGGGCCGCGCCCGCGCTACGTGCTGGACGTGTCCCGGAGGAGGAACTTTGCTCCCTACATCAGCCACAGCAGCGCCCCGAACGTGTTCGTCCAGTTGGTGCTCCGTGGCGACGACAACGAGTCGTACCCTCGTCTGATGTTGTTCGCCATGGACACCATCCCGCCGCTGCGGGAGCTGAGCATCGACTACGGCATCGGTCCGTGA